Proteins from a genomic interval of Puniceicoccaceae bacterium:
- the fabF gene encoding beta-ketoacyl-ACP synthase II — MTATQSKERIFVTGMGVVTALGEDIETFWSNLTAGKSGLAPVSHFDTEGFPTKVAGEVRDFDVTRYMDPKEAKRNDRYTHFGLAAAKLAVQDSGIDFSSVDTDRVGVLVGSGIGGMETIEQQARNLIEKGPRRVSAFMIPALISNIASGVIAIEYGLKGPNFGVVSACSTGSHAIGEAARILRSGDADIMIAGGSESSITALAFAGFCSMKAMSTSYNDTPQTASRPFDLNRDGFVMGEGAGVLMLETESSARKRGAKIYAEVVGYGASNDAYHITAPTPDGYGLSLAIRNCLKTAGVDPDVVGYINAHGTSTKYNDSTETGCIKTVFGERAYQIPVSSTKSMTGHLLGAAGSVEAIACIQALRTGIIPPTINYETPDPECDLDYVPNQAREASIEYALSNNLGFGGHNTSLLFKKV; from the coding sequence ATGACAGCGACCCAAAGCAAAGAACGCATTTTTGTGACCGGAATGGGTGTCGTCACTGCACTTGGTGAAGACATTGAAACGTTCTGGAGCAATCTGACCGCCGGTAAGAGTGGACTCGCACCGGTGTCCCATTTTGACACGGAAGGGTTTCCCACAAAGGTCGCCGGTGAGGTCAGGGACTTTGACGTCACCCGTTACATGGATCCGAAGGAGGCCAAGCGCAATGACCGCTACACGCATTTCGGACTGGCAGCCGCCAAACTGGCAGTGCAGGACAGCGGCATCGATTTTTCCAGCGTGGATACGGATCGGGTGGGTGTGCTCGTCGGCTCCGGCATCGGCGGCATGGAAACCATTGAGCAACAGGCTCGCAATTTGATTGAAAAGGGACCGCGGCGGGTATCCGCTTTCATGATTCCCGCACTGATTTCGAACATCGCTTCGGGAGTGATTGCGATCGAATACGGACTCAAGGGACCCAACTTTGGCGTTGTCAGTGCGTGCTCGACGGGGTCTCACGCCATCGGTGAGGCGGCTCGCATCCTGCGCTCGGGGGATGCGGACATCATGATCGCCGGAGGCAGTGAATCCTCGATCACCGCTCTCGCGTTTGCGGGCTTCTGCTCCATGAAGGCGATGAGTACGAGCTACAATGACACTCCCCAGACGGCCAGCCGTCCCTTTGACCTCAACCGTGATGGATTTGTCATGGGTGAAGGTGCAGGTGTCCTGATGCTTGAGACAGAATCCAGCGCGCGTAAGCGCGGAGCAAAAATTTACGCGGAGGTCGTGGGGTATGGAGCTTCCAATGATGCCTACCACATCACGGCTCCGACTCCCGATGGTTATGGACTTTCCCTTGCCATCCGCAATTGCCTGAAAACTGCGGGAGTGGATCCCGATGTCGTCGGCTACATCAACGCTCACGGCACTTCAACCAAGTACAACGACTCAACTGAAACTGGCTGCATCAAGACGGTTTTTGGAGAGCGCGCTTACCAGATTCCGGTTAGTTCGACCAAATCGATGACGGGGCACTTGTTGGGTGCTGCGGGTTCGGTTGAGGCCATTGCCTGCATTCAGGCACTGCGCACAGGCATTATTCCTCCGACCATCAACTACGAAACTCCTGATCCCGAGTGCGATCTGGACTACGTGCCCAATCAGGCTAGAGAGGCCAGCATTGAGTACGCACTTTCCAACAATCTGGGATTTGGCGGACACAATACCTCGCTTCTGTTCAAGAAGGTTTGA
- the fabG gene encoding 3-oxoacyl-[acyl-carrier-protein] reductase codes for MSSDQKTKTAVVTGASRGIGKAIALELAASGHRVCCVSRSVASSQPVVDAIIAAGGQAKAYAVDVSSADEVKAACEAMLKEWGLVDVLVNNAGITRDGLMIRMSDDDWNQVIQTNLTSCFTWTRELIRPMARARWGRVINIASVIGLIGNAGQANYAAAKAGIIGMTKSVAKEFAARNITANVVAPGFIQTDMTDVLGDEVKEQILKQIPMKRMGTPEDISKVVGFLASSHSDYVTGQVFTVDGGMVM; via the coding sequence ATGAGCAGCGATCAAAAGACAAAAACAGCGGTTGTGACAGGTGCGAGCCGTGGAATTGGGAAAGCCATTGCCCTTGAGTTGGCTGCATCCGGACATCGGGTGTGTTGTGTGAGCCGCAGTGTCGCGAGCAGTCAGCCGGTTGTGGATGCGATCATCGCTGCTGGTGGGCAGGCCAAGGCCTACGCGGTGGATGTCTCCAGTGCTGACGAAGTGAAGGCGGCGTGTGAAGCCATGCTCAAGGAATGGGGACTCGTGGATGTGTTGGTCAACAATGCGGGCATCACGCGGGACGGTCTCATGATTCGCATGTCCGACGATGACTGGAATCAGGTCATCCAGACCAACCTCACCAGTTGCTTCACCTGGACGCGCGAACTCATCCGTCCGATGGCAAGGGCGCGCTGGGGTCGGGTCATCAACATTGCTTCCGTGATCGGACTCATCGGCAATGCGGGGCAGGCCAACTATGCGGCAGCCAAAGCTGGCATCATCGGCATGACCAAGAGCGTCGCCAAGGAGTTTGCCGCACGCAACATCACCGCGAATGTGGTGGCTCCGGGCTTCATCCAGACCGACATGACCGACGTGCTCGGCGACGAGGTAAAGGAGCAGATTCTCAAGCAGATTCCGATGAAGCGCATGGGGACTCCAGAAGACATTTCCAAGGTCGTTGGCTTCCTTGCATCGAGCCATTCTGATTACGTTACAGGGCAGGTTTTTACCGTTGACGGCGGTATGGTAATGTGA
- the acpP gene encoding acyl carrier protein: MSDKSIEERVSEIIVNQLNVNEDQIKPEASFIDDLGADSLDTVELIMAFEEEFKDELNDEIPESDAEKLQTVGDVIAYIKEKAGA; the protein is encoded by the coding sequence ATGAGCGATAAATCTATTGAAGAAAGAGTTAGCGAAATCATCGTCAACCAGCTGAACGTCAATGAAGATCAGATCAAGCCCGAAGCTTCCTTCATCGACGATCTGGGTGCGGATTCCCTCGACACTGTTGAGTTGATCATGGCCTTTGAAGAAGAATTCAAGGATGAGTTGAACGATGAGATCCCCGAGTCCGATGCGGAAAAGCTTCAGACGGTGGGTGATGTAATCGCCTATATCAAGGAGAAAGCAGGGGCCTGA
- a CDS encoding pseudouridine synthase, whose protein sequence is MEERLQKIIANKGLCSRREAEKWIEEGRVKVDGQVAHIGQRVDPQEHDIVVNGKSISNLHPPRYVIAVNKPRGYVCSNQDDFADKLVFELLPRQLQRLKLFVAGRLDKDSSGLVIITNDGAFAQQLTHPSRAIEKHYLVSFKPPLSPEEFPWFLQGQRVEGELLKFEKIIPPRRDKPPYSSLEVVLCHGKKREIRRLFKHSRRDVKKLQRVSIGRFALKGLAPGGHRVLNEKEIQSLLATRG, encoded by the coding sequence ATGGAAGAACGTCTTCAGAAAATCATCGCCAACAAGGGACTTTGTTCCCGGCGGGAAGCGGAAAAATGGATCGAGGAAGGACGCGTCAAGGTCGATGGACAGGTTGCCCACATCGGACAGCGCGTCGATCCGCAGGAGCACGATATTGTGGTCAACGGCAAGAGCATCTCCAATTTGCACCCCCCGCGATACGTGATCGCCGTCAACAAGCCTCGCGGCTATGTGTGTTCCAACCAGGACGACTTTGCAGACAAACTGGTCTTTGAACTGTTGCCGCGCCAACTGCAGCGGTTGAAACTCTTTGTCGCCGGTCGTCTGGACAAGGATTCATCGGGGCTGGTCATCATCACCAACGATGGAGCGTTTGCCCAGCAACTGACCCACCCGTCCCGCGCGATAGAGAAACATTATCTTGTGAGTTTCAAACCACCACTGAGTCCTGAAGAGTTTCCCTGGTTTCTGCAGGGACAGCGGGTGGAGGGGGAACTGCTGAAATTTGAGAAAATCATCCCTCCCCGTCGTGACAAACCACCCTACAGTTCGCTTGAGGTCGTGCTTTGCCACGGAAAAAAGCGGGAAATTCGGCGTTTGTTCAAACACTCCCGCCGGGATGTGAAAAAACTACAGCGCGTGAGCATCGGACGCTTTGCGCTGAAGGGACTCGCCCCCGGGGGGCATCGGGTTCTCAACGAAAAGGAGATTCAATCCCTGCTTGCGACACGCGGATGA